Proteins encoded in a region of the Mycolicibacterium duvalii genome:
- a CDS encoding ABC transporter ATP-binding protein, translating to MAVDRSENEAETTDPDLLIDFTDVTLRRNGRLMVGPVSWSVELDERWVIVGPNGAGKTSLLRIAAAMEHPSSGTAWVLGERLGRVDMSELRSRIGLSSAALAQRVPDDEIVRDLVVSAGYSVLGRWRERYEDLDYHRALDMLESVGAEHLADRTYGTLSEGERKRVMIARALMTDPELLLLDEPAAGLDLGGREELVARLSDLADDPDAPAMVLVTHHVEEIPPGFSHCLLLSEGTVVAAGLLRDVLTAENLSQAFGQSISLDFLDGRYFARRTRIRAAHRRRA from the coding sequence GTGGCAGTCGACAGGTCTGAGAACGAGGCAGAGACGACCGACCCCGACCTGCTGATCGACTTCACCGACGTCACGCTGCGCCGTAACGGCAGGCTCATGGTCGGCCCCGTGTCGTGGTCGGTGGAGCTGGACGAGCGCTGGGTCATCGTCGGTCCGAACGGCGCAGGTAAGACGTCGTTGCTGCGGATCGCCGCCGCTATGGAACACCCGTCGTCGGGGACGGCCTGGGTGCTGGGGGAGCGGCTGGGCCGGGTGGACATGTCCGAGCTGCGCTCCCGCATCGGCCTGAGCAGCGCCGCGCTGGCGCAGCGGGTGCCCGACGACGAGATCGTGCGCGACCTGGTGGTGTCGGCCGGGTACTCGGTGCTGGGACGGTGGCGCGAGCGGTACGAGGACCTGGATTACCACCGCGCCCTGGACATGCTCGAGAGTGTCGGGGCCGAACACCTGGCCGATCGCACCTACGGCACGTTGTCGGAGGGTGAGCGCAAGAGGGTGATGATCGCCCGGGCGCTGATGACCGACCCCGAGCTGCTGCTGCTCGACGAACCCGCCGCCGGACTGGACCTCGGCGGCCGGGAAGAGCTCGTGGCCCGGCTGAGCGATCTGGCCGACGACCCCGATGCCCCCGCGATGGTGCTGGTGACCCATCATGTCGAGGAGATCCCGCCGGGGTTCTCCCACTGCCTGCTCCTGTCCGAGGGCACGGTCGTCGCCGCGGGCCTGCTCCGCGACGTGCTGACCGCGGAGAACCTGTCCCAGGCGTTCGGCCAGTCCATCTCGCTGGATTTCCTCGACGGCCGCTACTTCGCGCGCCGCACCCGCATCCGTGCGGCACACCGACGCCGGGCCTGA
- a CDS encoding enoyl-CoA hydratase, with translation MTEFVSVVPAAGDVPDGLATLLWSRPPTNALTRQVYREISAAVADLDRRDDVTAVVLFGGHEIFSAGDDMPELRTLNPAEADLAARVRRDAVEALAALSKPTVAAITGYALGAGMTLALAADWRVSGDNVKFGATEILAGLAPGPVGSRRLAETIGQSKAKDLVFSGRFVDAREALALGLVDELVAPDTVYDAAVAWAARLLEYPSRVLAAAKAAFGAQDVLAAGPPGPGR, from the coding sequence GTGACCGAGTTCGTCAGCGTGGTGCCCGCGGCGGGCGACGTCCCCGACGGGCTGGCCACGCTGTTGTGGTCGCGGCCGCCCACCAACGCCCTCACCCGGCAGGTGTACCGGGAGATCTCCGCCGCCGTCGCCGACCTCGACCGGCGGGACGACGTCACCGCCGTGGTGCTCTTCGGTGGCCACGAGATCTTCTCCGCCGGTGACGACATGCCGGAGCTGCGGACGTTGAATCCCGCGGAGGCGGACCTGGCGGCGCGGGTACGCCGGGACGCCGTCGAGGCGCTTGCCGCGCTGTCCAAGCCCACCGTCGCCGCGATCACCGGCTACGCCCTCGGTGCGGGCATGACGCTGGCCCTGGCCGCGGACTGGCGCGTCAGCGGCGACAACGTCAAGTTCGGGGCGACGGAAATCCTCGCCGGGCTGGCCCCCGGCCCGGTCGGCAGCCGGCGCCTGGCCGAGACGATCGGGCAAAGCAAGGCCAAAGACCTGGTGTTCAGCGGGCGGTTCGTCGACGCCCGGGAGGCACTCGCGCTCGGGCTCGTCGACGAACTGGTGGCACCGGACACGGTCTACGACGCGGCGGTGGCCTGGGCAGCGCGCCTCCTGGAGTACCCCTCACGGGTACTGGCCGCGGCCAAGGCAGCGTTCGGTGCCCAGGACGTGCTCGCCGCCGGCCCGCCCGGCCCCGGACGTTAG
- a CDS encoding NUDIX hydrolase, with the protein MTAPLDPAAEAPLVPRPAATVMLIRDETTGSADGLEVFLMRRHSAMDFVAGVMVFPGGGVDDRDRDADVAWHGPDRNWWAHRFGIDAGLAAALVCAAARETFEESGVLFAGAADDPDLLVDDASVYREQRAALENKSLSFGEFLRSENLMLRADLLRPWANWVTPKEERTRRYDTYFFVGALPQGQRADGDNTETDKAGWVTPQAALDDFAEGRTFLLPPTWTQLDALNGRTVGEVLAVERQIVAIEPSLAAEKNGNWEIEFFNSDRYNQARNRRAPQGYTDGAPLA; encoded by the coding sequence ATGACCGCCCCACTCGACCCCGCGGCCGAGGCCCCGCTGGTGCCGCGGCCCGCCGCGACCGTGATGCTGATCCGCGACGAGACCACCGGCTCCGCTGACGGCCTCGAGGTGTTCCTGATGCGCCGCCATTCGGCGATGGACTTCGTCGCCGGGGTGATGGTGTTTCCCGGCGGCGGCGTCGACGACCGGGACCGCGACGCCGACGTCGCCTGGCACGGACCCGACCGCAACTGGTGGGCGCACCGCTTCGGCATCGATGCCGGACTCGCCGCGGCGCTGGTCTGCGCCGCGGCCAGGGAGACCTTCGAGGAGTCCGGGGTGCTCTTCGCCGGGGCCGCCGACGACCCGGATCTGCTCGTCGACGACGCGTCGGTGTACCGCGAACAGCGCGCTGCACTGGAGAACAAGTCGCTGTCGTTCGGCGAGTTCCTGCGCTCGGAGAACCTGATGCTGCGTGCCGATCTACTGCGACCGTGGGCGAACTGGGTGACGCCGAAAGAGGAACGCACCCGCCGCTATGACACGTACTTCTTCGTCGGGGCACTGCCCCAGGGCCAGCGGGCCGACGGCGACAACACCGAGACCGACAAAGCGGGCTGGGTCACGCCGCAGGCCGCGCTCGACGATTTCGCCGAGGGCCGCACGTTCCTGCTGCCGCCGACCTGGACGCAACTCGACGCGCTCAACGGTCGCACAGTCGGGGAGGTGCTGGCCGTCGAGCGGCAGATCGTCGCGATCGAGCCGTCGCTGGCCGCCGAGAAGAACGGCAACTGGGAGATCGAGTTCTTCAACAGCGACCGCTACAACCAGGCCCGCAACCGGCGCGCACCCCAGGGATACACCGACGGGGCCCCGCTCGCGTGA
- the serB gene encoding phosphoserine phosphatase SerB — translation MSASEASSDRPSARDRSSLLITVTGRDQPGVTSALFEVLSRHRVDLLNVEQVVIRGRLTLGVLVAARVEVAASPALRDEVTAAIRGVGLDVSIESSDGLPVMQGPSTHTIVVLGRPITAGAFGVVAREAAALGVNIDFIRGVSDYPVTGLELRVSVPPGVFSELQRVLARVAVEESVDIAIEDYSLSRRAKRLIVFDVDSTLIQGEVIEMLAAHAGAEAAVAEVTEAAMRGELDFAESLHRRVATLAGLPAEVLDRVAEQIELTPGARTTLRTLRRLGYHCGIVSGGFRQVIEPLAHDLMMDFVAANELEVIDGKLTGRVIGEVVDRPGKAKALRDFAQQAGVPMEQTVAVGDGANDIDMLSAAGLGVAFNAKPALREVADASLSHPYLDTVLFVLGITRGEIEAADALDGMVRRVDIPD, via the coding sequence GTGAGCGCATCCGAAGCGTCGTCTGACCGCCCCTCGGCGCGCGACCGCTCGTCGCTGTTGATCACGGTGACCGGCCGTGATCAGCCGGGCGTCACCTCGGCCTTGTTCGAGGTGCTCTCGCGGCACCGCGTCGACCTGCTCAACGTCGAACAGGTGGTCATCCGCGGACGGCTGACGCTGGGTGTGCTCGTCGCGGCCCGCGTCGAGGTGGCGGCCAGCCCGGCGCTGCGCGACGAGGTGACGGCCGCCATCCGCGGGGTGGGTCTAGACGTCAGCATCGAGAGCAGCGACGGCCTGCCGGTGATGCAGGGTCCGTCCACCCACACCATCGTCGTGCTCGGCCGTCCGATCACCGCCGGCGCGTTCGGGGTGGTGGCGCGCGAGGCCGCAGCGCTCGGGGTCAACATCGACTTCATCCGCGGCGTCTCCGATTACCCGGTGACCGGGCTGGAGCTACGGGTGTCGGTGCCGCCGGGGGTGTTCAGCGAGTTGCAGCGGGTGCTTGCGCGGGTCGCCGTCGAGGAGAGCGTCGACATCGCGATCGAGGACTACAGCCTGTCCCGGCGGGCCAAACGGCTCATCGTATTCGACGTGGACTCGACCCTGATCCAGGGCGAGGTGATCGAGATGCTGGCCGCCCATGCCGGCGCGGAGGCCGCGGTCGCCGAGGTCACCGAGGCCGCGATGCGCGGCGAACTCGACTTCGCCGAGTCGCTGCACCGCCGGGTCGCCACGCTGGCGGGTCTGCCCGCCGAGGTGCTCGACCGGGTGGCCGAGCAGATCGAGCTGACGCCGGGCGCGCGCACGACGCTGCGGACCCTGCGTCGCCTCGGGTACCACTGCGGCATCGTTTCCGGTGGCTTCCGGCAGGTCATCGAGCCGTTGGCGCACGATTTGATGATGGATTTCGTCGCGGCCAACGAGCTCGAGGTGATCGACGGGAAGCTGACCGGCCGGGTGATCGGCGAGGTTGTCGACCGCCCCGGAAAGGCCAAGGCGCTGCGTGACTTCGCGCAGCAGGCCGGAGTGCCGATGGAACAGACGGTGGCCGTCGGTGACGGCGCCAACGACATCGACATGCTGTCCGCCGCCGGGCTCGGCGTGGCGTTCAACGCCAAACCGGCCCTGCGTGAAGTGGCCGACGCGTCGTTGAGCCACCCGTACCTCGACACCGTGCTGTTCGTGCTCGGGATCACCCGCGGCGAGATCGAAGCCGCCGACGCCCTCGACGGCATGGTGCGCCGGGTCGACATCCCCGACTGA
- the ctaD gene encoding aa3-type cytochrome oxidase subunit I — protein sequence MVAEAPPIGELEARRPFPARLGPKGNLIYKLITTTDHKLIGIMYCVACFIFFFIGGLMALFIRTELAVPGLQFLSNEQYNQLFTMHGTVMLLFYATPIVFGFANLVLPLQIGAPDVAFPRLNAFSFWLFLFGALIALAGFITPGGAADFGWTAYSPLTDAVHSPGAGGDLWIMGLAVGGLGTILGGVNMITTVVCMRAPGMTMFRMPIFTWNILVTSILVLIAFPILTAALFGLAADRHLGAHVYDPANGGVLLWQHLFWFFGHPEVYIIALPFFGIVSEIFPVFSRKPIFGYTTLIYATLGIAALSVAVWAHHMYATGAVLLPFFSFMTFLIAVPTGIKFFNWIGTMWKGQLTFETPMLFSIGFLATFLLGGLSGVLLASPPLDFHVTDSYFVIAHFHYVLFGTIVFATYAGIYFWFPKMTGRLLDERLGKLHFWLTFIGFHTTFLVQHWVGDEGMPRRYADYLPSDGFTTLNIVSTIGAFILGLSTLPFVWNIFKSWRYGEPVTVDDPWGYGNSLEWATSCPPPRHNFTELPRIRSERPAFELHYPHMIERMRAEAHVGRAHGPEDGDVTRLDDENVRT from the coding sequence TTGGTAGCCGAAGCGCCCCCAATCGGTGAACTCGAGGCTCGGCGTCCGTTCCCGGCGCGGCTCGGCCCCAAGGGCAATCTGATCTACAAGCTGATCACGACGACCGATCACAAGCTGATCGGCATCATGTACTGCGTCGCCTGCTTCATCTTCTTCTTCATCGGCGGGCTGATGGCGCTGTTCATCCGCACCGAGCTTGCCGTGCCGGGTCTGCAGTTCCTGTCCAACGAGCAGTACAACCAGCTGTTCACCATGCACGGCACGGTGATGCTGCTGTTCTATGCGACCCCGATCGTGTTCGGGTTCGCCAACCTGGTGCTGCCGCTGCAGATCGGCGCCCCCGACGTGGCGTTCCCCCGGCTGAACGCGTTCTCGTTCTGGCTGTTCCTGTTCGGCGCGCTGATCGCGCTGGCCGGGTTCATCACCCCCGGCGGGGCGGCGGACTTCGGCTGGACGGCCTACTCGCCGCTGACCGATGCCGTGCACTCGCCCGGTGCCGGAGGGGACCTGTGGATCATGGGCCTGGCCGTCGGCGGTCTGGGCACCATCCTGGGCGGGGTCAACATGATCACCACCGTGGTGTGCATGCGCGCGCCCGGCATGACGATGTTCCGGATGCCGATCTTCACCTGGAACATCCTGGTGACCTCGATCCTGGTGCTGATCGCGTTCCCGATCCTGACCGCGGCGCTGTTCGGGCTGGCCGCCGACCGTCACCTCGGCGCGCACGTCTACGACCCGGCCAACGGCGGGGTGTTGCTGTGGCAGCACCTGTTCTGGTTCTTCGGCCACCCCGAGGTGTACATCATCGCGCTGCCGTTCTTCGGCATCGTCAGCGAGATCTTCCCGGTGTTCAGCCGCAAACCGATCTTCGGCTACACCACGCTGATCTACGCCACCCTGGGCATCGCCGCGCTGTCGGTCGCGGTGTGGGCACACCACATGTACGCCACCGGTGCGGTGCTGCTGCCGTTCTTCTCGTTCATGACGTTCCTGATCGCCGTCCCGACCGGGATCAAGTTCTTCAACTGGATCGGCACCATGTGGAAGGGCCAGTTGACGTTCGAGACACCGATGCTGTTCTCCATCGGCTTCCTGGCGACGTTCCTGCTCGGTGGTCTGTCCGGGGTGCTGCTGGCCAGCCCGCCGCTGGACTTCCACGTCACCGACAGCTACTTCGTCATCGCGCACTTCCACTACGTGCTGTTCGGCACCATCGTGTTCGCCACCTATGCGGGGATCTACTTCTGGTTCCCGAAGATGACAGGCCGGCTGCTCGACGAGCGGTTGGGCAAGCTGCACTTCTGGTTGACGTTCATCGGGTTCCACACCACGTTCCTGGTGCAGCACTGGGTCGGCGATGAAGGCATGCCGCGCCGCTACGCCGACTACCTGCCCAGCGACGGCTTCACCACGCTGAACATCGTGTCGACCATCGGGGCGTTCATCCTGGGTCTGTCGACGCTGCCGTTCGTGTGGAACATCTTCAAGAGCTGGCGCTACGGCGAACCGGTCACCGTCGACGATCCGTGGGGTTACGGCAACTCGCTGGAGTGGGCGACCAGTTGCCCGCCGCCGCGGCACAACTTCACCGAGCTGCCCCGGATCCGTTCCGAGCGCCCGGCGTTCGAGCTGCACTATCCGCACATGATCGAGCGGATGCGCGCCGAAGCCCACGTCGGCCGTGCCCACGGGCCCGAGGACGGCGACGTGACACGGCTCGACGACGAGAACGTCCGTACCTGA
- a CDS encoding nucleoside/nucleotide kinase family protein, with protein sequence MTHDGEPTASDAVAELAADAMALCADRRRAILGIAGSPGAGKSTLAALLCRHVARAWGRDAIASVPMDGFHLADAQLHRLGLRNRKGAPETFDAYGYAHLLGRIRYEGDVEVYAPGFDRQLEQPLAGAVAVPAATRLVVTEGNYLLHADLPWRRARAVMDCVWFVTAEHRTRLDRLVARHVAFGKTAQEARDWVAAVDERNAELVSATAGAADRVVVNGVHGWSVSP encoded by the coding sequence ATGACCCACGATGGGGAACCGACCGCTTCCGACGCCGTCGCAGAGCTGGCCGCCGACGCGATGGCCCTGTGTGCCGATCGCCGCCGCGCGATCCTGGGCATCGCGGGCAGCCCGGGGGCAGGCAAGTCGACATTGGCCGCGCTGCTGTGCCGCCACGTCGCCCGGGCGTGGGGCAGGGACGCGATCGCCTCGGTGCCGATGGACGGCTTCCACCTCGCGGACGCGCAACTGCACCGGTTGGGCCTGCGCAACCGCAAGGGCGCCCCGGAGACCTTCGATGCGTACGGATACGCCCACCTGCTCGGCCGCATCCGCTACGAGGGCGACGTGGAGGTCTACGCGCCGGGCTTCGACCGGCAGCTCGAGCAGCCGCTGGCGGGCGCGGTCGCGGTCCCGGCGGCGACGCGGCTGGTGGTCACCGAGGGCAACTACCTGCTGCACGCGGATCTGCCGTGGCGGCGCGCCCGAGCGGTGATGGACTGCGTCTGGTTCGTCACCGCCGAGCACCGCACCCGGCTCGACCGGTTGGTCGCGCGGCACGTCGCGTTCGGCAAGACCGCCCAAGAGGCGCGGGACTGGGTGGCCGCCGTCGACGAACGCAACGCCGAGTTGGTGTCGGCCACGGCCGGCGCGGCCGACCGCGTCGTCGTCAACGGTGTCCACGGGTGGTCGGTCTCGCCCTGA
- a CDS encoding THUMP-like domain-containing protein, whose translation MVLQRDDHRGQAVVEFTLEDVRYLGSRTGREALVQVGARALSTSTLIADIAALRRDFGDRAAVLVETVQLRRRALAKLPGSAQWLFTDAALQQATAATVAAHRARRLAGRTVHDATCSIGAELAALKDHAEFVLGTDIDAVRLAMARHNVGPSVPLCRADALRPVTSDAVIVADPARRDASGRRFDPRAYAPPLDDLLEVLRGRDFAVKCAPGIDFTAVEAMGFDGEVEITSMRGSVREACLWSRGLGAGVRRRATVLDSGEQLTDADPDDCGVAPAGRWLIDPDGAVVRAGLVRHYAARHGLWQIDPDIAYLSGDRLPAGMRGFEVLEQLAFSERHLRQALWARRVGAVEILVRGVDVDPDVLRKRLRLRGPERASVLITRLGAKASSRATAFICRPSR comes from the coding sequence CTGGTTCTACAACGTGATGATCACCGGGGTCAAGCCGTCGTAGAGTTCACCCTCGAGGACGTGCGATACCTCGGCAGCCGGACCGGCCGCGAGGCACTGGTACAGGTCGGTGCCCGGGCGCTGAGCACATCGACGTTGATCGCCGACATCGCCGCGCTACGAAGGGATTTCGGTGATCGGGCGGCGGTGCTGGTGGAGACGGTGCAACTGCGCCGCAGGGCCCTGGCCAAATTGCCCGGCTCCGCGCAGTGGCTGTTCACCGACGCCGCGCTGCAGCAGGCCACCGCCGCGACGGTGGCGGCACACCGCGCCCGTCGCCTGGCCGGGCGGACGGTGCACGATGCCACCTGCTCGATCGGAGCCGAGCTCGCGGCCCTGAAAGATCACGCGGAATTCGTGCTGGGAACCGACATCGACGCGGTGCGGCTCGCGATGGCCCGGCACAACGTGGGTCCGTCGGTGCCGCTGTGCCGGGCCGATGCGCTGCGACCGGTCACCTCCGATGCCGTGATCGTGGCCGACCCGGCCCGCCGCGACGCGTCGGGCCGGCGGTTCGATCCTCGCGCCTATGCGCCGCCCCTCGACGATCTCCTCGAGGTCTTGCGTGGCCGGGACTTCGCGGTGAAGTGCGCTCCCGGAATCGATTTCACCGCCGTCGAGGCCATGGGATTCGACGGCGAGGTGGAGATCACGTCGATGCGCGGCAGCGTGCGTGAAGCGTGCCTGTGGTCGCGCGGACTCGGCGCCGGGGTGCGCCGCCGGGCGACCGTTCTGGACTCCGGCGAGCAGCTCACCGACGCCGATCCCGACGACTGCGGTGTCGCGCCCGCCGGACGGTGGCTGATCGATCCCGACGGGGCGGTGGTGCGCGCGGGACTGGTGCGCCATTATGCGGCGCGGCACGGGCTGTGGCAGATCGACCCCGACATCGCCTACCTGTCCGGAGACCGGTTACCGGCCGGCATGCGCGGTTTCGAGGTGCTCGAGCAACTGGCGTTCAGTGAACGTCACCTCCGGCAGGCGCTGTGGGCGCGCCGGGTCGGGGCCGTGGAGATCCTGGTGCGCGGCGTCGACGTGGACCCGGATGTGCTGCGCAAGCGGCTGCGGCTGCGCGGGCCCGAGCGAGCATCGGTGCTGATCACGCGGCTGGGGGCGAAAGCGTCAAGCCGGGCAACGGCATTCATATGTCGTCCGTCACGTTGA
- a CDS encoding class I SAM-dependent methyltransferase: protein MTETKETGAHPEVALPAPQPHATQEQVEAAMHDSKLAQVLYHDWEAETYDDKWSISYDQRCVDYARGRFDAAVPEDVQRELPYDRALELGCGTGFFLLNLIQAGVARRGSVTDLSPGMVKVATRNGQSLGLDIDGRVADAEGIPYDDNTFDLVVGHAVLHHIPDVELSLREVVRVLKPGGRFVFAGEPTTVGNRYARELSTLTWRLTTNVTKLPVLAGWRRPQEELDESSRAAALEAVVDLHTFDPADLERMAANAGAVEVRTASEEFTAAMLGWPVRTFEAAVPPGRLGWGWAKFAFNSWTTLSWVDANLWRRVVPKGWFYNVMITGVKPS, encoded by the coding sequence ATGACGGAAACGAAGGAAACCGGCGCCCACCCTGAGGTCGCCCTCCCGGCTCCGCAGCCGCACGCCACCCAGGAGCAGGTCGAGGCCGCGATGCACGACTCGAAGCTGGCCCAGGTGCTCTACCACGACTGGGAGGCCGAGACCTACGACGACAAGTGGTCGATCTCCTACGACCAGCGGTGCGTGGACTACGCCCGGGGCCGGTTCGACGCTGCGGTGCCCGAGGACGTCCAGCGAGAGCTGCCCTATGACCGGGCGCTCGAGCTCGGGTGCGGTACCGGCTTTTTTCTGCTCAACCTCATCCAGGCCGGGGTGGCGCGGCGCGGGTCGGTGACCGATCTGTCGCCGGGCATGGTCAAGGTCGCCACCCGCAACGGACAGTCCCTCGGTCTCGACATCGACGGCCGCGTCGCCGATGCCGAGGGGATCCCCTACGACGACAACACGTTCGACCTGGTCGTCGGGCATGCCGTGCTCCACCACATCCCCGACGTGGAGCTCTCACTGCGCGAGGTGGTTCGGGTGCTCAAGCCCGGGGGACGCTTCGTGTTCGCCGGCGAGCCCACGACCGTCGGTAACCGCTATGCGCGTGAATTGTCCACGCTGACATGGCGCCTCACGACGAACGTGACCAAGTTGCCGGTGCTGGCCGGCTGGCGCCGCCCGCAGGAAGAGCTCGACGAGTCCTCACGCGCCGCGGCGCTCGAGGCCGTCGTCGACCTGCACACCTTCGACCCGGCCGACCTCGAGCGCATGGCGGCCAATGCCGGCGCGGTCGAGGTCCGCACGGCCAGTGAGGAATTCACCGCGGCGATGCTCGGATGGCCGGTCCGCACCTTCGAGGCCGCGGTGCCGCCCGGCCGGTTGGGCTGGGGTTGGGCGAAATTCGCGTTCAACAGCTGGACCACTTTGTCGTGGGTCGACGCCAACCTCTGGCGCCGGGTGGTGCCGAAGGGCTGGTTCTACAACGTGATGATCACCGGGGTCAAGCCGTCGTAG
- a CDS encoding DUF3303 domain-containing protein: MKYVIAMTFRNSGSAAENEASTKRLLDLYSKWSPPDGTTFHQFVGRLDGGGTFAVVETDNPDDLAVTTAKFGPLVEYQLYPVQDVADTVRAAQEGLAFREAVS, encoded by the coding sequence ATGAAGTACGTAATTGCGATGACGTTCCGCAACAGCGGATCTGCGGCGGAGAACGAAGCTTCCACCAAGCGACTGCTCGACCTCTATTCGAAATGGAGCCCTCCGGACGGCACGACATTCCATCAGTTCGTCGGACGGCTCGACGGCGGCGGCACTTTCGCTGTGGTCGAGACGGACAACCCCGACGACCTGGCCGTGACGACGGCCAAGTTCGGCCCGTTGGTCGAGTATCAGCTCTATCCGGTCCAGGACGTGGCCGACACGGTCCGGGCAGCGCAGGAAGGTCTGGCGTTCAGGGAGGCCGTCAGCTGA
- a CDS encoding PLP-dependent aminotransferase family protein yields the protein MTAAAPLRSLEVDLVVRELGNWRTSNRTGPVYHGLADALRLLIVDGRLPVGARLPSERALAEGLHVSRTTVTAAYSALREDGYLVARRGARSTTALPAPAGGADALPTMPTAGLSAAALSAPASAVLAAYAQAATEIAPYLQGMGHELVGITPLRAAIAERYCQRGLATDPDEIMVTTGALHAINLILRTYVHPGGRVLVEQPTYHGALAAIAASGAQTLPVPMIDDGWDLAAMQTTIAQLAPDLAYLIPDNHNPTGHTLAGDDRRQLARLIADSRTRTIVDETMSDMWLDEPSPPPLVTELTARRDLVLTVGSMSKSFWGGLRVGWIRAERSTIATLTKIRPTVDMGTAILEQLTAAKLLAMADEVLPERRAMLRSRREFLRDLLAQRLPDWQPGPGAGGLSLWVRLPAPMSTALSAAASRIGLQVPAGPRFGVDGTLERFVRLPYALPEEHLDEAVTLLARAWHSITGAAPPEPVTVVV from the coding sequence ATGACCGCCGCCGCTCCGCTCCGATCCCTTGAAGTGGACCTCGTCGTCCGCGAACTCGGTAACTGGCGGACGTCGAACCGCACGGGCCCGGTGTATCACGGGCTCGCCGACGCGCTGCGCCTACTCATCGTCGACGGCCGGCTGCCGGTGGGCGCCCGCCTGCCGAGCGAACGCGCGCTGGCCGAGGGTCTGCACGTCTCCCGCACCACCGTCACCGCCGCCTACAGCGCGTTGCGCGAGGACGGCTACCTCGTCGCGCGGCGCGGCGCGCGGAGTACCACCGCACTGCCGGCGCCGGCCGGCGGTGCGGACGCGCTGCCCACGATGCCCACCGCCGGCCTGTCCGCGGCCGCGCTGTCGGCCCCGGCGTCGGCGGTGCTGGCCGCCTACGCCCAGGCCGCCACCGAGATCGCGCCCTACCTGCAGGGCATGGGTCACGAACTGGTCGGAATCACGCCGCTGCGGGCGGCCATCGCCGAAAGGTACTGCCAACGGGGCCTGGCCACCGACCCCGACGAGATCATGGTGACCACCGGGGCGCTGCACGCGATCAACCTGATCCTGCGGACCTACGTTCACCCGGGCGGCCGGGTGCTGGTCGAGCAGCCGACCTATCACGGGGCGCTGGCGGCGATCGCCGCGTCGGGCGCCCAGACCCTGCCGGTGCCGATGATCGACGACGGGTGGGATCTCGCCGCGATGCAGACCACCATCGCCCAACTGGCCCCCGATCTGGCCTACCTGATCCCGGACAACCACAATCCCACCGGGCACACGCTGGCCGGCGATGATCGCCGACAACTGGCCCGACTGATCGCCGACAGCCGCACGCGGACCATCGTCGACGAGACGATGAGCGACATGTGGCTCGACGAACCGTCGCCCCCGCCTCTGGTCACCGAGCTGACGGCACGCCGCGACCTCGTGCTCACCGTCGGTTCGATGTCGAAATCGTTCTGGGGTGGACTGCGGGTGGGATGGATCCGGGCCGAGCGCAGCACCATCGCCACGCTGACCAAGATCCGCCCGACGGTGGACATGGGCACCGCCATTCTCGAACAACTCACTGCGGCAAAGCTTCTCGCGATGGCCGACGAGGTGCTGCCGGAGCGGCGCGCCATGCTGCGGAGTCGCCGGGAGTTTCTGCGAGACCTGCTGGCCCAGCGTCTGCCCGACTGGCAACCCGGCCCGGGTGCCGGCGGATTGTCGCTGTGGGTGCGCCTGCCGGCCCCGATGAGCACGGCGTTGTCGGCGGCGGCATCACGGATCGGCCTGCAGGTGCCCGCCGGTCCCCGGTTCGGAGTCGACGGCACGCTGGAGCGCTTCGTCCGCCTGCCCTATGCGCTGCCGGAGGAGCACCTCGACGAGGCCGTCACATTGCTGGCCAGAGCGTGGCACAGCATCACCGGCGCCGCCCCGCCGGAGCCCGTCACCGTGGTGGTGTGA